The genomic segment CTCGAAGTACTCCGCGACCGCCGCGCCCTCGTCCGGCAGGAAGCTACTCAGCACATCCCCGGTGTTCAGCGCCCTGTCGAGCCGTAGCGCGTCCTCCTTGGATGGGACGCGGCGGCCGGCCTCGATGTGTGAGATGTGCGAACGGGTCATGATCGCCTGCTCCGCCAGCTCCTGTTGCGTCAGCCCAGCCGCCTCGCGCTGAGCCTTCAACCAGTCCCCATAGATGTTACTCAACGTCAACTCCTATGTGACAGAAGCCTTGTCACCTGCTACCCCCTGGCGAGGGTAGCCCGCACCGTCTCACTCTGTAAGTGGATCGCTACACAGCGACGTCCTTCGGTGGCCCGACCTCACGGTCCGCCACCCCCACCACGCGGAGTTCGACAAAGTGCTGCCCTCCCCCACCCGCCTCATCGAGCAACTGCTGCGACTCCTGTGGCCCTCGTCCGGACGCCACCGACGGTCCGCAACGGCGCCGAGGCCCACACCCGCACCCGCGACCCACCCCTGCCCCACTCCGAAACCCCGCCCCCAGCCCCACACCTACTTGCTGCGAGGAGAAGACAACGCCCTCGTCCGCCCCTACCTGACCGCGCACACCGCATACAGCACGCAGGTGACGGCATGATCAACCCCTCCCCCACAACCGTCCCCATCCCCACCCCCGCTCCCGCCCACCACTTCAGAATCCAGCTCAGCTCCACCCGCCGAGGCGCCCGCCTCGCCCGCCTCCTCGTCGAGCAGCAGCTCGAAGACTGGGGCCTCCCCCGCACAGCCCCCGCCACCCGCGCCCTCGTCGCCATCACCGCCGAGCTCGCCGCGAACGCCATCACACACGGCCACACCCCCGGCCGGGACTTCGAGGTACGACTGCTGCTCTCAACCTCACACGCCCGCGTCGAGGTGAGCGACACGCGTCCTGATCGGATTCCCCCACCACCGGCCGCCCTTGGCGGCACGCCCGGACCGGACTCGACAGCTTTGGCCGAATCCGGTCGCGGCCTGCTTCTCGTCGAGGCCCTCGCCGACCGCTGGGGCTGCGATCGGCGAGATCAGTACGTCAAGACCGTCTGGGCCGAGTGCGACCCCACTCCCCCAGACGGCAGTCCCTGACTCACTCCACGTCCCAGCCCCGGTCGATCCGCCAGCGGGCGAAGGCCGCCGTCTGGTGCCGGAACGTGTCGAGGGCGTCCCACAAGGCCCGTTCCGGCCCTGCGTCCGGGCGGAAGTCCTCCGGCCCGAGGACCTCCTCCAGAACCATTTCGCCTGTCGCGTACTGCCGGACGACCGACCGATCCCGCTCCGAGGTGTGCATCAGGCTCAGCGTGCTGTTCAGCCGCATAACAGCCTGACGGGACAGCGTTCGCACACGGTCCGCGGCCTCGTCGGTCTGCTCGG from the Streptomyces sp. NBC_00310 genome contains:
- a CDS encoding ATP-binding protein; this translates as MINPSPTTVPIPTPAPAHHFRIQLSSTRRGARLARLLVEQQLEDWGLPRTAPATRALVAITAELAANAITHGHTPGRDFEVRLLLSTSHARVEVSDTRPDRIPPPPAALGGTPGPDSTALAESGRGLLLVEALADRWGCDRRDQYVKTVWAECDPTPPDGSP